ACAACCAAGTTAGCAacgtgtgtttgtttatttgtttggatTTATGTAATGGCATCAAGCAAATGTTGTCAATGAACCTCGTCCTGTTTTGATCGCCTTTTATGTGGTCCAGAAAGTTGTAAGACAGAGTCATATAGTTTTTTAACTGGTGTTTCTATCACACTGTAATCACTGACATACATACTCACATTAACAAGAACTGTAGGCAAATGAGAATAAAGTATATTACACTTTACAAACCTTGGTTATGCCATAGCGAACACATATTATTATGAGGCCGTCCGAACAATATGTCTCCATATATACTTCTCCTGCATCCTCAATCCTTCTTTATCTCTTCTCTTTCTGAAGGCAAGCAAGTTTACTGCATGCATCCTTATATCCAAAAGCATCCTTAAACATATTTGAGAGGCTGAGGCTCAAGGCTGCAGGAGAGTTAGACCAAGAGGTAATACAGTGGTATATTTGATCCATCATAGTTGTTACTGTACAGCATTAACAGCAGCTCTGCTATATTTTACTCAAAGCACAAAGCAAGTGCTGCAATAATTACTTCTTTCCAGATATAAACACGCCTGTCCTACTGCCAATCCTCTGTTTGGATATACAAGATCGTGTTTGCCAAATGGTAAGAGATGTGTCTTAATTGGTAGTTTTGCTTCCACAGTCCTCATCAGGATGAATTGTTGTCCATCTCCACAATTTTGATCCATTGCACAGCTTTGGATTcgctcattttttttaaaatcagggTTCTTTGATTCAGGCGTTGTAGAAGCACCTggctttctctcttcctctagtTCCCCCCAcctctatttctttctctctttcactgtaGCTCTTATAGATatgctgaaatgaaatatactcTGTTGTTAGTGGTGAATGATGTCTTGTGATACTCTCTACGCCTTTGGATAGTGCTGTGTTTATTGTGTATGATGTATTCATATTAGTATTTATGATAATGAtaagtcagagaaaaaaaatatccaagACTCTCCAGAATTCCGCTGTATTCTTATTATATGGGATCCatgtgaaacaaaatgaaataaacttgAAATTATTCTGTTGAAGGTTAAAATGTGTACTTCTGTTCATAGGAGCTGATTGTCTTTTCGTTTACTTGGTTGAGTTGGGTTTTAATAGATGcatgttttgaaatgttaaatggAAGAATTGCCTAAAAAGTAAATGCCACAATTCTACAATAAACTGTGTTCAAGGCAACACAGACAAATGTGACATAGAAGAAGTTTGGTCTGTTTTGTGATAATGTGCTACAGTTTTGATTAAAGTTCTAAAAATACACATGGTGTGTAGATTTGTCTTTAACCGGCCCAGATTTCTGAGTAAAGCAGACATTAAAATACCACTCCAGGCAGGCTGTGGGTCAGTGTACAGGTTAGTGACCCAGTCTTTGGCTTTGGTGAGGACTCTGCACAGCGTCCCCTAGTGGTCAAGGAGAGTATCAACTGAAGTTCATCCCTCATTTTGCTACATTTGACTATTTCTTTCACAATTTTAACACTCATCCTCTGAGTAACTGTGACATCTCTCactgttttcaaaatgttttaaaaactaaacaatCCattgattaatggagaaaaGAATCAGCAGATAATGATTAGTTGCAGTCCTGTTTAAATCGTTTTAAAATAAATACCCACTTTAAAGTTAATTCTACTTTTGGATTAATGcgtcaataataataatatacaatagCTGTGCAACACTCACAGGAGACTTTTTCTGCACTCATTACTTCAGTAAGCAAGTAAGACCTTTACTTGTAACAAAGtacttttacagtgtggtattagtacttttacttaagcaaagggtctgaatacttcttccaccaccgCTGATTAGTAGATAAAAATACAGCCACCCAAAGATTCACTTCAACAACAGATCTTTGCAGATGTTTCCGAGGGGCACTTGAAGGCAGCACGagggcagctctcctcctccgtGGTGCCAACAGCAGCTCCCCTTGAGAAAAGTGAAAGCCAACGCCCCAGTGACAGTTCCTGAGCCCGGCCctccctctgcacacacacacacacacacacacacacacacacacacacacacacacactcacacacatacacactcacacactcacacacacacacacacacacacacacacacactcacactcacacactcacacactcactctcacactcgGACTGAAAGCAGAGtttctgcagagctgctgaTTCTCAACCACAGTTTGTTTCACCGCGACTTTTCATCGGAGACGTTGATTCATCCGACttgaagggagaaaaaaaaaccccagcttGTTGCAGCGATCAACTCTGGGACTGttcagctgcttttctttggcACTCCTGACAAGTTTGCTTATTCAAACGCTGCTCGTCGGTAGCTGGCGATAAGGCTTTAATACAACACGTCGTCGGGATAATAGGTTAGTTATTACAGCATGGCCGACACAACCGCGTCCAGCACCGGCGCCAACTGCCTGGAGAAGATGAAAAGTTATGTGAAGACCCAAAAAGGGTTTTTCCTCGCAGCAGAAATAGTAAGTTCACTGACCTGAGAAGCGAACAAGTAACTTTCAGCCACTGTGCAGCTTTGCTATGAATGCTTACAGAGCCCCTAACAAAGCTGGCCGTAATATgttgtgtgtaaagtgtgtctAAGTAGGCTGcaactaatcaatatttcatagAGAGTAAAGTGGGTTAATGCAGCCCACATTGTTGTTATTGATCTGTGTCAATATCAGGCTGGACTGAGGAGAGAGTTTGTCCTGATGTAGCAGCTCATTTGAATTCCCTCAGCAGCAttattctctgttttcctcttgttttgtccacagaCTGTAAGGTTTTGTCTCCCTTGCCTGCCTTTCAAAGGCAGTCCCCTACAGGAATGGAAAGCATGTGGGGTGAGGGATCATGAACAGGGGTTAAGGGTTTCCACCTGTCACTTGTGCTCCACTGTTTTCTCATTTGGCACCGAAGAGCCAAATGCTGAGCGTTAATGGCAGATGAAAGGTCATGCGGGTTAACTCGAGCCAGGGACCGTTGTCAGGCGTCTCCTTCTCTACTTAATACCGCAGGCTGCCTACTATTTGTAGGCCCAAATTTGGTGAGGAGAAAATGCAGCATATATCACATTCCTGGTAGTATAAATGCTTATGATGAGAGATTTTTTCCCTCCACTTTGCACATCTGGCTCCGGTTAACAGGAAAATATGCCCCCACAtagaaacaacagaacaacacTGTCTGTTAATGAGCAAGTTAGTTGTGTGGTTTGATGTTTCCTACTTCCTGGCAAGGTATAGCCACTTCCTGTCTGGGAAGTCCTTGACTTGACCAGTTTTCACATGATTGCCTTTGTTTGCATTTCACAGCAGTGTGTTAATTTAACACATGGCTCGCTTTGACCTAAAAATACTCTGCTGAAGTTCTGCAGTTTAGAAGTTTCATTTTTCAGGCACATGCAATTTGGATACGGTCACATATCTCGCAATTGCTTACAAAGTGCTGAATTGTTTCAGTGTTGTCACTCTCCCAGTTTTAAGTAGTGAGGAAAGCGCTTTGTGCCGCTGATAAAAAGCCTGTGCTCTCATAACTCAGTGAGCTCATTATAAAGGAGGCTCTCACATGTTGGTGGTCGGTGATCCACCCACtgtaaagtttttctttttttcttttcagaggtAATGGAAATTCCAGGCTGTGTGTGAAGTTTGGTCCTGGGAACAAAGAATGCGTGAATTGCTTACCACACATCTCTAGTGTGTCAATTCAAGGATAACTTCATGCTTCATTGGATACACTCAGGATCCAGTGAAGCATGAAGTTTGTTGTTTCCTCACCCACTCACGACTTTACTGGAGATGGATAAACTCTTAGGGAAGATAGTGCATGTCTGAAATAGTTTACAGCGCAGGGAGAAGGCTGTGGGAGTGAGACAGGAAATCTAATGTCATTACTGCTTATTATGTCCAATCTAAAGGGAAATTGGGTGTTTAAACCAAGCAGCCGCGTTGAATAAAGTTCGAATCTCCCTGCTGATAAACCGAATATCTAAAGGAATGAATGTCCTCTCTGGGCTGACTTTAAGCACTGTCAGCATGTTTTGACAGTCCTGTTTCCACACCTGCTCTGCCTGTATGTAGAGTTATTCTGATTTTATTCTGGCTGTCAGAGGCATGACCGTACTTGAACACGTTTGGAGCTGCAGAACAATGCATagatcacagtcacacacccGTGTAgcacacatttctgtttgacATGTGGCACACTTAAGCCAGTAGCGATAAGTCAGGATGAGTCATGCACTGATGTGATCCTTTACCCTGCTGTTAATATTATGAACACGAAGCGGTCACATTGTCTTGTGACTGGAAAGTGCTTTTCTTTTGAGGGATTGTAAGGATGTCTTATTCAAAAGGAAGGGTGGGGAGAAAAGTAGGGCGGGGAATGGAAGTGTGGAGCAATTGAGTGAAAAAGATGAATGATGAGCATGAAGAAGTGAAACTCAACTTTCCATTTTGCTCTCAGCACACATGGTATACATGTTAGTGAGCCATGGCAAGTGGTAAAAACCCCAAAACGTAAGAGACTTCCCTAGCAACCGTTGCTGTTTGGTGTGTCTGTTAACCACGGACAAGCTCTTGGCTCTCATGTTGCTTTGCTGACTATAATTAGCCAAGCATTCGCGACAATTTCCCCCCAGTCCGTTTAAAAGAGCAGCTCATTATAGTGATGTGAACAGATCCTAGCCTGGGATCTCAAAAGCCAACAGATCTACTACTGTGTGGAAAACATAAAGGTGTCAACATCTCAGAGCCTTTCTTGTTCTGAGGGACTCTTGTGCAGTGGGTGTTTGTCTGCGTGACGGCCTCCTCAGTAGCCGCTGCCCTCAGAGCGGCCGGCCCCGGCCTGAATAGAGCCTCTTTTGTGTAGGACCTTGGCCTCTGCCTGCCCGCTACTCTACAGAGGCAGCCTGTGCCAGTCTCGGGAACACATGAACCTCTGATGCAtctggctgactggctggctggccgCGCGTTTGTGTAACAGTTGAGAGCGAGGGGAGGGGAAGCAGTAGTGACAGATGCAGGGCCGGTGTCAAGTCAGTTACATCATGTGTGTATCATGTAGGCTGCCGTGATTCGCCACTGAGGCGTCTGTGTCTGAGAATTAAACATTGCAAAAAATTTTAAACACAGTGTCAGAATCCAACTTATTTAGTAAGTGTTACAAGAATAAATCATTTGACTTGTCACAAAGCAGTGCAGGTTAATGTTGTACAACATCAGGTTTAAGTTCAGTAATTTCACTCAAACTTAAATTATAAATTTCATAGAAGACCTAAGATTCAGAAATTGTATGTGTTGCACGCTGAGATGAGTAACTGTGTGCATTTTTTGCAGTATATAAGATTTTAACTGTACATACATCACAGTTGAACAGCCAGCTAGACAATAGCGTTTTGTATATGCTTGAGCTCACATATGCAAATGTGCAATAGTATAAATAGTATAAGTGGTAGAAAAGTGACAGCTGTTCAGCGAAGTAAAACTTCAAGACTATTTGGAGAGTCCACTCTTTCTCGACTGTCATATGTCCGTGTTGTGTGAATGCATCTGCCTACGCAGTTTGATAGCAGCAACAATAGCAGTATTGAATGAAAAAAGAGGCAGATCGTAGTTCAAGGCCGTAGGCTGCCCACATTTGTGATTATTCCAAGTTGGCAGCATTTCAGTGGAATGGAGTGAAAGAATGCaccctgattttttttcctcatttggaaaaatgtgctgtaaatCTAAGAGGAGAGAAGCATGTGATAGACTGAGTGACTGGCATTATAATCCATCCAGCTGTCCCATCTTAACAGTGTTTATTCTTGGGAAAAATGGTTGTTATTCTGTGGATGTTGAATTGTGAACTGACTGGAGTAAATGAAACAATGACGGCCTTGTTGGAGTGATTTACTGTCTGACTGAATGGTCACAGAACTGTGTCTGTTACTGAGCACTGAGATGATCTGTCCCCTCTCAGGTGAATATTCTAGTTTGCCAAGTCAATCAAACCTGACCTGCAAAATCTAACGGACGAGAGAAATTTTTCGCAGCAACTGTTAGTTTTCTGCCTTAACCCTGAAGTCCTCTGGGATATCTTCAGCATTCTGTCGTGAGAATCATgaatctgtctgtttctgtctcttctgcTTTTCACTTCTTAGCTCATcagtttcatcatcatcatctgctttgctgcatctctGTCTGGAGGCTTCTCCACTTTGGCCATCTGCGAGATGGTCTTCGCCATAGTCTTCTTCGGCATCTTCATGATGGAGATGGACAAGCAGATCCAAGTGATCAACTGGGTCTGGGCCGTAAGTCCTCTGCGTGCCTTTGCCACCCAATGTTACAGCAAactacacactatacacaaacATGTGTATAGTTGCACAATGCTTCATCTTCTGCTTCCCTCTTTTGTTGCAGGATCTTTTCCGTGCCGGTCTTGGTAGTATCCTTTACATCATCACTTCTCTGATCTGTGTGACCACAAGAAGCGGGGACAGCGCTGCTATCGCAGGCGGGGTCAGTTAAGCCTCCGTAAACTGAATACAAAAACTGTTCGTATGCAAGTTTtaatttcttgtttgttttgacaACCATTACCCGTTATCTATAGATCAGTTGTATTGTAGGTATGGAAACTGAAAGCAGGCGGGGGTTATGATAATTTTTTTTGGAGGTGTATTGAGTAATATTGTCCTTTGCTTCCTTCCTGTTTAAGACTTTTTTCACAATTTGCACATCTCAAACACTTTTCTTAAGTCTGAAACAAAGCTCAACCTCCCCAGAGACAAAAAACACTGGCATGGAATCCACAGGTCTTTTGTTTCACAGGCGCTAGAACAGAACAGGtttcaaattatttttgattttatcaGAGTTAAAGACAGGATGCTCCTTGGAGACGAGAATAGCGCACAGGAAAccaaaggcagagagagaggcagtggacacatacacacacacacacagtgtaccaAATGAAAGTAGCCACTAACTACTGTGTGTTATTGATACAATAAACATATCAAATATGTGCAAAGCAAAGACAAGccggcagagagagaaagagagagagagggcagttCAGCAGGCTCAGCAGCTCAGAGTGCAGCAGGTTGAAGCAAAGATGGGGTTGATACAGCTAATGTCTAACTAGGATACTGAGGTAAATACAGCATCAAAACATGGTTACAGTGCGGTATTACTACCGAATGTCAAGTTCAAACCGCAGCTTCCCCTTTTGCTTTTCCCCGCCACTTCGTTGTGCCATGTATAAACCCTGACTGCTATTTTTGCACCCACGCTCTGGTTTGACACGTACACTAAACGGGGCCAAATGCGTCGCATCTGTATCTGAACAACTGACACAAATTTGATCTACGGTCACCTCTCTCGTGTTTCTGTTCAATATCTGGGGCCATTTCTCCAGGTGTGGACTTCTCCAAGTTCAGTAATCTTGTAATCAGTGTACGGCATCTGAGATCAGTTATGTATTTTGTGCACAGTCGAGCCAACACGACAACAGTCTGACACTAAAACTGCCCTCTGGTGTTGAGGAGCACAACGATGCTGAGATGCTGAAAGTCTTGTAGTCTGCATTTGGCTTCAACTATGTAACATAAAACATCAGATTTATTACaagtaggatttttttttttcattaacgactttgaggtgttttatgtgaattttattattactctgATTCTGATCCTGACTTAATGTCTGTCAGGTTTTTGGTTTGATCGCTGGCCTGCTGTTTGCCTATGACACCTACACCATCTTCCTGCAAATCAAGAGCACCAGGCAGCATACGTCAGCTTCCACTGGTGAGAACAACAAATATTTACCTTTATGATGCACTCAAAATATGCTGT
This sequence is a window from Pempheris klunzingeri isolate RE-2024b chromosome 11, fPemKlu1.hap1, whole genome shotgun sequence. Protein-coding genes within it:
- the plp2b gene encoding proteolipid protein 2b, with the translated sequence MADTTASSTGANCLEKMKSYVKTQKGFFLAAEILISFIIIICFAASLSGGFSTLAICEMVFAIVFFGIFMMEMDKQIQVINWVWADLFRAGLGSILYIITSLICVTTRSGDSAAIAGGVFGLIAGLLFAYDTYTIFLQIKSTRQHTSASTDDRV